From the genome of Campylobacter concisus, one region includes:
- a CDS encoding GGDEF domain-containing protein, translating into MAAVTVSQIVKEALNEIKDRHLMLTPENYTEVYNEISKKYGFTTEESKKIEKYISRLGDEYKNQALSLHIKTVDEFVAFMTARLSRGAQQGAGLVADDKKLQSLNAFARRILQAISMLHNKDAKSLAEQSMQLLARRYDEKNLEEMCLRWFDFVSSYDTEFLEFLKYYGVRNFDDLKTMSSELEKFLTQKDEDGEEDVLIQLLSLTLEPSITKDLDEELSTIRSTLKQNPKTLNSKEFQEKVKAFVDRRIEEDRTEIIEKVGSLNNVLQNISERISDIAVSSQSSSDKVKSIKNDLKNVNLNTNSIDQVRSMLIEIAGALEIESKELGIEMHNRQATILELQNRVNSLEKELEEAKLESKEDFLTKVSTKRALMNEIQRIEEAYKRYGTDYSICFVDIDYFKSINDTYGHEAGDVILSAVAQVLKKNARKVDFVGRYGGEEFVILLPSTGLKDSVKFGDKLRSMIENFKFIYKNERIKVTISSGIATRSANLSETMTLEAADKMLYLSKENGRNQVMPKIIEEK; encoded by the coding sequence ATGGCAGCAGTAACCGTTAGTCAAATAGTCAAGGAAGCCTTAAATGAGATCAAAGATCGCCATTTGATGCTAACGCCAGAGAATTACACTGAAGTATATAATGAAATTTCTAAAAAATACGGCTTTACAACAGAAGAGAGTAAAAAGATAGAAAAATATATCTCAAGGCTTGGTGATGAATATAAAAATCAAGCCTTGAGCCTTCATATAAAGACGGTCGATGAGTTTGTTGCTTTTATGACTGCTAGGCTCTCTAGAGGTGCTCAACAAGGGGCGGGTCTTGTGGCCGATGATAAAAAACTACAATCACTAAACGCATTTGCTAGAAGAATTCTCCAAGCTATCTCAATGCTTCACAATAAAGATGCAAAAAGCTTAGCAGAGCAAAGTATGCAACTGCTCGCTAGAAGATATGATGAGAAAAATCTTGAAGAAATGTGCCTTAGATGGTTTGACTTTGTTAGCTCTTATGACACTGAATTTTTAGAATTTTTGAAATATTATGGTGTTAGAAATTTTGATGATTTAAAGACAATGAGTTCTGAACTTGAAAAATTTCTTACACAAAAAGATGAAGATGGTGAAGAGGATGTTTTGATTCAGCTTTTAAGCCTTACTCTTGAGCCTTCTATTACAAAGGATCTTGATGAAGAGCTTAGCACGATAAGAAGTACTTTGAAGCAAAATCCTAAAACCTTAAATAGCAAAGAATTTCAAGAAAAGGTAAAGGCATTTGTTGATCGCAGAATAGAAGAAGATAGAACAGAAATCATAGAAAAAGTTGGTTCGCTAAATAATGTCTTGCAAAATATAAGCGAGAGAATTTCTGATATTGCAGTTAGCTCGCAAAGTAGTTCTGATAAAGTAAAAAGCATTAAAAATGATCTTAAAAATGTAAATTTAAATACAAATAGCATTGATCAAGTAAGAAGCATGCTTATTGAGATCGCTGGTGCTTTGGAGATCGAGAGCAAAGAGCTTGGTATCGAGATGCACAATAGGCAAGCTACTATTTTAGAGCTTCAAAACAGAGTGAATAGTCTTGAAAAAGAGCTTGAGGAAGCTAAGCTGGAGAGCAAAGAAGACTTTTTGACAAAGGTATCTACTAAGCGTGCTTTGATGAACGAGATTCAACGCATCGAAGAAGCGTATAAACGCTATGGGACCGATTATTCTATATGCTTTGTTGATATTGATTATTTCAAAAGCATAAACGATACTTATGGGCATGAGGCTGGAGATGTTATTCTTTCAGCGGTAGCTCAAGTGCTTAAGAAAAATGCCAGAAAGGTTGATTTTGTCGGTAGGTATGGCGGTGAAGAATTTGTAATCTTACTTCCAAGTACTGGCTTAAAAGATAGTGTTAAATTTGGGGATAAGCTAAGAAGTATGATAGAAAATTTCAAATTTATCTATAAAAACGAGCGTATTAAGGTTACTATCAGCTCTGGTATAGCGACAAGAAGTGCAAATTTAAGTGAGACGATGACACTTGAGGCTGCTGATAAGATGCTTTATCTCTCAAAAGAAAATGGTAGAAATCAAGTAATGCCAAAGATAATCGAGGAAAAATGA
- a CDS encoding Mur ligase family protein, with protein MSLAKFLDGKPLYYKEIDYGRIIRAYATIKEHIKPFKIIHIIGTNGKGSTGRFLAQILSQNGAKVGHYTSPHIFKFNERFWLNGEVASDEILEAAHERLQGLLSDEYKIKTSYFEYMTLLSAVLFEGCDYFVCEAGMGGVLDATNVFEKELSIFTPIGLDHTAVLGNSLEEISRTKFEAMGKRAILNDEMNEISVAIAKEIASEKGSTLSFPREILTKENLNEIANYADKFNLPEFLRSNLTLAYAAAKILDSSIDIKKLGALTLRGRCEKIASNLYVDVGHNELGAKAVAKKFSQEESSDKKLTLVYNSFLDKDFKAVLTALRPVINDVLLYHYHCEGRELGGELINKALNELEISHREFEPSDMNDIKEAKNSKIYLAFGSFHLVDAFLKEYYASKGL; from the coding sequence ATGAGCCTAGCTAAATTTCTTGATGGCAAGCCGCTTTATTACAAAGAGATTGATTATGGTAGGATTATTAGAGCGTATGCGACTATAAAAGAACATATAAAGCCATTTAAGATTATTCACATAATAGGCACAAATGGCAAAGGCAGCACCGGCCGCTTTTTAGCGCAAATTTTAAGCCAAAATGGCGCAAAAGTAGGGCATTACACGAGCCCTCATATATTTAAATTTAACGAGCGATTTTGGTTAAATGGCGAAGTCGCTAGTGATGAAATTTTAGAAGCAGCTCACGAGCGCCTGCAAGGACTTCTAAGCGATGAATACAAGATAAAAACAAGTTATTTTGAGTATATGACATTGCTTTCAGCTGTACTTTTTGAGGGTTGCGACTACTTTGTCTGCGAGGCTGGTATGGGTGGTGTGCTTGATGCGACAAATGTTTTTGAAAAAGAGTTAAGCATTTTTACGCCTATTGGGCTTGATCACACGGCAGTTCTTGGAAATAGCCTAGAAGAAATCTCACGTACGAAATTTGAAGCTATGGGTAAAAGAGCTATTTTAAATGATGAGATGAACGAGATAAGCGTTGCTATCGCAAAAGAGATCGCAAGTGAAAAAGGCTCCACTTTAAGCTTCCCAAGAGAAATTTTAACCAAAGAAAATTTAAACGAGATCGCAAATTATGCAGATAAATTTAATCTGCCAGAGTTTTTACGATCAAATTTAACTCTAGCCTACGCTGCGGCTAAAATTTTAGATAGCAGCATAGACATAAAAAAGCTTGGTGCTCTTACGCTTCGAGGTAGATGCGAAAAGATCGCTTCAAATTTATACGTTGATGTCGGTCACAACGAGCTTGGCGCAAAGGCTGTGGCTAAGAAATTTAGCCAGGAAGAGTCTAGCGACAAGAAGCTTACCTTGGTCTATAATTCGTTCTTAGATAAAGATTTTAAAGCTGTTTTAACAGCACTTAGGCCGGTCATTAATGACGTACTGCTATACCACTATCACTGCGAGGGTAGGGAGCTTGGCGGAGAGCTTATAAATAAAGCGTTAAACGAGCTTGAAATTTCACATAGAGAGTTTGAGCCAAGCGATATGAACGATATAAAAGAGGCAAAAAACAGCAAAATTTATCTAGCCTTTGGCTCATTTCATCTAGTTGATGCATTTTTAAAAGAGTACTATGCAAGCAAGGGTCTATGA
- the mfd gene encoding transcription-repair coupling factor encodes MQARVYEYLLTHAPQILICEDDKEAALCADAASFAGFNAFKLPDFRAKKGDDLRSFNEELFEISSVLSKYYKFDGKKIIVSPFSTLLNPLPTQKNLESSTIKLKDNLNLSEFADLLIRFGYECVDIVESVGEFSIRGEVIDIYGVNMDDPVRILLFGDEVESIRNYNTATQISNKAELSEAEIVPFIANLSKDEFEKVSQKIEDMQSDTLVSDLNSLGFWAIDSFSDYLKEFDSKLVKKIDFEIYDVPKEKFKGIEILPEPKVYKDLEVTLNFDFFELNKSKSITVLSRNEGLFKGYELDGFANVKLEISPLVVNITSSDKIVVSLNKFEKKRRVKRSSLVVDELKVNDYVVHEDYGIGRFLGLKKIKVLGATKEFVVIAYQNDDKLLLPVEHLNLIDRYIAQNGSMAVLDRLGKANFAKIKEKVREKLFAIASKIVAMAAKRELIAGKILQKEDISYLNFVQDAGFSYTSDQQKAVNDIKDELKSGKVMDRLLSGDVGFGKTEVAMNAIFTCIKSGFSAFFFVPTTLLSSQHYKTLSQRFSKFDIKVFRLDRFSSAKEKASLQKALKENEPIVCVGTHALLGVKAENLGLIVVDEEHKFGVKQKEQLKEISQHSHILSMSATPIPRSLNMALSKIKTYSILATPPSSRLDVRTSVREWDEKVVKEAIMRELRRGGQTFYVHNHIADIEQTANDLRKILPKLRILILHSKVNAKIAEDEMMKFERGEYDLLLCTSIVESGIHLPNANTIIVENANKFGMADLHQLRGRVGRSDKQAYCYFLVEDKDAISKDALKRLVALEGNSFLGAGSVLAYHDLEIRGGGNIIGEAQSGHIEAIGYSLYLKMLEDEINKLLNQDSAKLDKIDLKLSVSAFLNQEFIREDRLRLEIYRRLSKCKEVAEVYEIQSELEDRFGKIDTFTKQFLDLIIIKILALKAGIKTISNSEQNILITKNDDEKIRLKSRSKDDDDVLAEILVYLRKDKK; translated from the coding sequence ATGCAAGCAAGGGTCTATGAGTATCTTTTAACGCACGCCCCACAAATTCTTATCTGTGAAGATGATAAAGAGGCGGCACTTTGCGCTGATGCGGCTAGTTTTGCTGGCTTTAACGCATTTAAACTACCTGATTTCAGAGCTAAAAAGGGTGATGATCTAAGAAGCTTTAACGAAGAGCTCTTTGAAATTTCATCCGTTCTTAGCAAATACTATAAATTTGATGGCAAAAAGATCATCGTAAGCCCATTTAGCACGCTTTTAAACCCACTTCCAACGCAAAAAAATTTAGAGAGCTCAACGATCAAGCTAAAAGATAATCTAAATTTAAGCGAATTTGCCGACTTGCTCATACGATTTGGCTATGAGTGCGTCGATATCGTTGAGAGCGTTGGCGAGTTTAGCATTCGTGGCGAAGTGATCGACATTTACGGCGTAAATATGGACGATCCAGTTAGAATTTTACTCTTTGGCGATGAGGTGGAGAGCATTAGAAACTACAACACCGCCACACAAATTAGCAACAAAGCTGAGTTAAGCGAAGCCGAGATCGTACCATTTATCGCAAATTTGAGCAAAGATGAGTTTGAAAAAGTTAGCCAAAAGATCGAGGATATGCAAAGCGATACCTTGGTGAGCGATCTAAATTCGCTTGGATTTTGGGCGATAGATAGCTTTAGTGACTATTTAAAAGAATTTGACTCAAAACTTGTTAAAAAAATCGATTTTGAAATTTATGATGTGCCCAAGGAGAAATTTAAGGGCATTGAAATTTTGCCTGAGCCAAAGGTTTATAAAGATCTAGAGGTTACTTTAAATTTTGACTTTTTTGAGCTAAATAAGAGCAAAAGCATAACCGTTCTTTCAAGAAATGAAGGGCTTTTTAAAGGCTATGAGCTTGATGGCTTTGCAAATGTAAAGCTTGAAATTTCGCCACTTGTGGTAAATATAACCTCAAGCGACAAGATCGTAGTCTCACTAAATAAATTTGAGAAAAAAAGGAGAGTTAAACGCTCAAGTCTCGTGGTGGATGAGCTAAAAGTAAATGACTATGTCGTGCATGAAGATTATGGTATAGGCAGGTTTTTGGGGCTTAAAAAGATTAAAGTTTTGGGTGCGACGAAAGAATTTGTGGTCATTGCTTATCAAAATGATGACAAGCTTCTTTTACCGGTTGAACATCTAAATTTGATAGACCGCTACATCGCTCAAAATGGCTCTATGGCGGTGCTTGATCGCTTAGGCAAGGCAAATTTTGCAAAGATAAAAGAGAAGGTTAGAGAAAAACTCTTCGCGATCGCCTCAAAGATCGTGGCGATGGCGGCAAAAAGAGAGCTAATCGCAGGCAAAATTTTACAAAAAGAGGATATCTCTTATCTAAATTTCGTCCAAGATGCTGGCTTTTCATACACGAGCGATCAGCAAAAAGCAGTAAATGATATAAAAGATGAGCTAAAAAGCGGCAAGGTGATGGATAGGCTACTTAGTGGCGACGTGGGTTTTGGCAAGACCGAAGTTGCGATGAATGCTATATTTACCTGCATAAAATCAGGCTTTAGCGCGTTTTTCTTCGTGCCAACGACGCTTCTTAGCTCGCAGCACTACAAGACGCTAAGCCAGAGATTTAGTAAATTTGACATAAAGGTCTTTAGACTGGATCGCTTCTCAAGTGCCAAAGAGAAGGCAAGCCTGCAAAAAGCGCTAAAAGAAAATGAGCCCATAGTTTGCGTGGGAACGCATGCGCTTCTTGGCGTAAAGGCTGAAAATTTAGGTCTGATCGTTGTTGATGAAGAGCATAAATTTGGCGTTAAACAAAAAGAGCAGCTAAAAGAAATTTCTCAGCACTCACACATCTTAAGTATGAGCGCCACTCCTATACCAAGAAGCCTAAATATGGCGCTTAGCAAGATAAAAACATATAGCATTTTAGCCACTCCGCCAAGCTCAAGGCTGGATGTTAGAACAAGTGTGAGAGAGTGGGACGAAAAGGTTGTCAAAGAGGCGATCATGCGTGAGCTAAGACGCGGTGGGCAGACCTTTTACGTCCACAACCACATCGCAGATATCGAGCAAACAGCAAATGATCTAAGAAAAATTTTGCCAAAGCTTAGGATTTTGATACTTCACTCAAAGGTAAATGCAAAAATAGCTGAAGATGAGATGATGAAATTTGAGCGAGGCGAGTATGACTTGCTGCTTTGCACCAGCATCGTTGAAAGCGGCATCCACTTGCCAAATGCAAACACCATAATCGTAGAAAATGCTAATAAATTTGGCATGGCTGACCTGCATCAGCTGCGTGGACGAGTTGGCAGAAGCGACAAGCAGGCTTATTGCTACTTTTTGGTTGAGGATAAAGATGCCATTAGTAAAGACGCGCTAAAACGTCTTGTGGCACTTGAAGGCAACTCATTTTTGGGCGCTGGCTCGGTGTTAGCATATCATGACCTTGAGATAAGAGGTGGTGGCAACATCATCGGTGAGGCACAAAGCGGCCACATCGAGGCTATCGGCTACTCGCTATATCTAAAAATGCTAGAAGATGAGATAAACAAGCTTCTTAATCAAGACTCCGCAAAGCTAGACAAGATCGATCTAAAGCTTAGTGTGAGCGCCTTTTTAAATCAAGAATTTATAAGAGAAGATAGGCTAAGGCTTGAAATTTATAGGCGCCTTAGCAAGTGTAAAGAGGTAGCCGAGGTCTATGAGATACAAAGCGAGCTTGAGGATAGATTTGGCAAGATAGATACATTTACAAAGCAGTTTTTAGACCTTATCATCATCAAAATTTTAGCTCTAAAAGCTGGCATAAAGACTATCTCAAATAGCGAGCAAAACATACTAATAACAAAAAATGATGACGAGAAGATCAGGCTAAAGTCACGTAGCAAGGACGACGACGATGTTTTGGCTGAAATTTTGGTCTATCTAAGAAAGGATAAGAAATGA
- a CDS encoding ATP-binding protein — MIDWGVKYAAIYKSTKGMLKPVEDIDFVDIDSLYGLEKQKEILLKNTRNFIAGDEANHVLLWGERGCGKSSLVRAVFTKFYKEGLRIIEIGCEDLKYLGDIIDEIRKSEFKFIIFCDDLSFENGSNEYKFLKPIMDGSIQKPPKNVLLYATSNRRHLISEFKSENENSELIDGEIHYSDAVQEKISLSDRFGLWISFYQGNYDEYLKMVDFYFKDYIGDKDELYALAKNFATLRASRSGRTAKQFYLTFKENLK; from the coding sequence ATGATAGATTGGGGCGTGAAGTACGCAGCGATTTATAAGAGCACAAAAGGGATGTTAAAGCCGGTTGAGGATATCGATTTTGTCGATATCGACTCACTTTATGGACTAGAGAAACAAAAAGAAATTTTGCTAAAAAATACTAGAAATTTTATAGCTGGCGACGAGGCAAATCATGTGCTTCTTTGGGGTGAGAGAGGATGTGGCAAGTCAAGCCTTGTAAGGGCTGTTTTTACTAAATTTTATAAAGAGGGACTTCGCATCATCGAGATCGGCTGCGAGGATCTAAAATACCTTGGCGACATCATCGATGAGATCAGAAAGAGCGAGTTTAAATTTATCATTTTCTGCGATGATCTAAGCTTTGAAAATGGCAGCAATGAGTATAAATTTCTAAAGCCTATCATGGATGGCTCTATCCAAAAGCCGCCAAAAAACGTCCTTTTATATGCCACATCAAACCGCAGACATCTAATAAGCGAGTTTAAAAGCGAAAATGAAAACTCAGAGCTAATAGACGGAGAAATCCACTACAGCGACGCAGTTCAGGAGAAAATTTCGCTCTCAGATCGCTTTGGCCTTTGGATCAGCTTTTATCAAGGCAACTACGACGAGTATCTAAAAATGGTTGATTTTTACTTTAAGGATTACATAGGCGACAAAGATGAGCTTTACGCACTTGCTAAAAATTTCGCCACGCTAAGAGCTAGCAGAAGTGGTAGGACAGCAAAGCAGTTTTATCTTACTTTTAAAGAAAATTTAAAATGA
- a CDS encoding endonuclease III domain-containing protein — MTSTDLFLTLFNHKNKNLDELKWPDEGTFGVILGAILVQNTNWKNVEKALDNLKKANKDSLQGICELENSELATLIKPSGFYNTKAKRLKTLCQAIRNEFDDFENFKENVSREWLISVKGVGAETCDAILAYACGKPYMVVDAYALRIMAYFDYIFESYDEAAEWFSSLDYDEIYKILDSEKFDEIEILKLYHALILEFCKENFKGKILSQNGQKILSSIKN, encoded by the coding sequence ATGACTTCAACCGATCTATTTTTAACCTTGTTTAATCACAAAAACAAAAATTTAGACGAGTTAAAATGGCCAGATGAGGGTACTTTTGGGGTCATTTTAGGTGCTATTTTAGTGCAAAATACCAACTGGAAAAACGTAGAAAAAGCGCTAGATAATCTAAAAAAAGCAAACAAAGATAGCCTACAAGGCATTTGCGAGCTTGAAAACAGCGAGCTTGCTACGCTCATAAAGCCAAGTGGCTTTTATAACACAAAGGCTAAACGGCTAAAGACGCTTTGCCAAGCCATAAGAAACGAGTTTGACGACTTTGAAAATTTCAAAGAAAATGTAAGTCGTGAGTGGCTCATAAGCGTAAAAGGTGTTGGAGCCGAGACTTGTGATGCAATACTTGCTTATGCTTGCGGTAAGCCATATATGGTTGTTGATGCTTATGCGCTTAGGATAATGGCATATTTTGACTATATTTTTGAGAGCTACGATGAGGCGGCTGAGTGGTTTAGCTCGCTTGATTATGATGAAATTTATAAAATTCTTGATAGCGAGAAATTTGATGAGATTGAAATTTTAAAACTCTATCACGCTCTTATTTTGGAGTTTTGCAAGGAAAATTTCAAAGGTAAAATCTTAAGCCAAAATGGTCAAAAAATATTAAGCAGCATTAAAAATTAA
- the cysK gene encoding cysteine synthase A codes for MIYDNIVKTIGNTPIVKIKTGADEAEIYVKLEFFNPGGSVKDRIAFNMITKMLADGTLKHGDTIVEPTSGNTGIGVAMCGAALGFKVILCMPESMSIERRKIVAAYGAQLELTPASGGMKAAIARATELAAQPNHVMLSQFENKYNPQAHELTTAAEIVADFSKLDAFVAGVGTGGTISGVAKILKEKGYDTKIIAVEPEASPVLSGGNPGPHKIQGIGAGFLPNTMNMSLVSEVEKVSNDDALNAARAIAKSDGLMIGISGGAAYVAAKRVAKRLGAGKKVLFIAPDNGERYLSTELYGV; via the coding sequence ATGATTTACGATAACATCGTTAAAACGATTGGTAATACACCTATTGTAAAGATAAAAACAGGTGCTGATGAAGCCGAAATTTACGTAAAACTAGAGTTTTTTAACCCAGGTGGCTCTGTAAAAGATAGGATCGCGTTTAATATGATAACCAAAATGCTAGCTGACGGTACGCTAAAACATGGCGATACTATCGTTGAGCCAACGAGCGGAAATACTGGCATTGGTGTAGCGATGTGCGGTGCTGCACTTGGTTTTAAAGTGATACTTTGCATGCCAGAGAGCATGAGTATCGAAAGACGTAAGATCGTAGCTGCTTATGGTGCACAGCTTGAGCTTACTCCAGCGTCTGGTGGCATGAAAGCAGCGATCGCAAGAGCTACAGAGCTAGCAGCTCAGCCAAATCACGTAATGCTAAGCCAGTTTGAAAACAAGTATAACCCACAAGCTCACGAACTAACAACAGCAGCTGAAATTGTGGCTGATTTTAGTAAGCTTGATGCATTTGTAGCTGGTGTTGGCACAGGTGGTACAATAAGTGGTGTAGCAAAGATTTTAAAAGAAAAGGGCTATGATACTAAGATTATCGCAGTTGAGCCTGAAGCATCGCCGGTTTTAAGTGGTGGTAACCCAGGACCACATAAAATTCAAGGCATCGGAGCAGGATTTTTACCAAATACTATGAATATGAGCTTAGTTAGCGAGGTAGAAAAAGTAAGCAACGATGACGCACTAAACGCAGCTAGAGCAATTGCAAAAAGTGATGGACTCATGATAGGTATAAGTGGTGGTGCTGCTTATGTGGCTGCAAAAAGAGTAGCTAAAAGACTTGGCGCTGGCAAAAAAGTACTTTTCATAGCTCCAGATAATGGCGAAAGATACTTAAGCACAGAGCTTTACGGAGTATAA
- the epsC gene encoding serine O-acetyltransferase EpsC, with product MWESLKELVQTVREKDPSVHKCCFLAILINTPGIHAVLFHKISHFLYKKEHFFLARLISQIARFLTGIEIHPGAKIGRRFFIDHGMGVVIGETAEIGDDVMMYHQVTLGGTGKECGKRHPTVKNGVTIAAGSKILGAITIGENAKIGANSVVLKNVPANATVVGIPARIVRVNGTKFEPEFII from the coding sequence ATGTGGGAGAGTCTAAAGGAGCTAGTTCAAACTGTTCGTGAAAAAGACCCATCGGTACATAAGTGTTGCTTTTTGGCAATACTTATAAATACTCCTGGCATCCATGCGGTTTTGTTTCATAAAATTTCTCATTTTTTATATAAAAAAGAGCATTTTTTTCTAGCTAGACTCATCTCGCAAATTGCAAGATTTTTAACAGGCATCGAGATCCATCCTGGAGCAAAGATCGGCAGGAGATTTTTCATAGATCATGGTATGGGTGTGGTTATCGGTGAGACAGCTGAGATAGGTGATGATGTAATGATGTATCATCAAGTAACACTTGGAGGCACTGGAAAAGAGTGTGGCAAAAGGCATCCGACTGTAAAAAATGGTGTGACTATCGCAGCTGGCTCAAAGATACTAGGTGCCATAACGATCGGCGAAAATGCCAAGATCGGCGCAAACTCGGTCGTGCTAAAAAATGTCCCAGCAAACGCGACAGTCGTTGGTATACCAGCAAGAATAGTTCGAGTAAATGGGACAAAATTTGAACCAGAGTTTATTATCTAA
- a CDS encoding DUF465 domain-containing protein yields MLHEYTYLINELKKTDARFAALCKKHDELNKKIDDNLAKPSEIDNLKKEKLKLKDEIYAQILKHKK; encoded by the coding sequence ATGTTACATGAATATACATACCTTATAAATGAGCTAAAGAAAACCGATGCTCGTTTTGCTGCTCTTTGCAAAAAACATGATGAGCTAAATAAAAAAATAGACGACAATCTAGCAAAACCATCTGAAATTGATAATTTAAAAAAAGAGAAGTTAAAACTAAAAGACGAAATTTATGCTCAAATTTTAAAGCATAAAAAGTAA
- a CDS encoding potassium channel family protein, whose translation MSFLSRLLKFLNWSNSTKPEISLDTELYEQLKPFRFPLISVVLLLLFGTLGYVLIDNFSLIDAFYQAGMTFTTVGFTEVAPITPKGRIFTITFILIGFIIFTLSIGIVVEVLKRGTLISILKERRMLYRIARLKNHFVICYHNLYTIELSAQFRENHIPFVVVDDREDIAELAQIYKYPYFIKAQPHTQIAFLKTHLSSAKGLITLSSNIADNIALIASVRLYEKEIGRRKPYHIITNAETEDDTQRLKKLGADNVVSPSRLVAQRLSAMSVRPDMENLLEQFLYTKNSPIDIEEILVPDYSWIRFKRLKETHLRNITNADIVGIRDINNNFVPMPNGDTLVGTGSKLLVIGTVDGIRLTKRVVKSKHKPEEFKYV comes from the coding sequence ATGTCTTTTCTCTCAAGACTTTTAAAATTCCTCAACTGGTCAAACTCTACAAAACCAGAAATAAGCCTAGATACTGAGCTTTACGAACAATTAAAACCTTTTAGATTTCCACTAATTTCAGTCGTATTACTGTTACTTTTTGGAACATTAGGTTATGTCTTAATAGATAATTTCTCGCTAATAGATGCCTTTTACCAAGCTGGTATGACTTTTACAACAGTTGGTTTTACCGAAGTTGCTCCAATAACTCCAAAGGGCAGAATTTTTACTATCACATTTATACTTATTGGTTTTATTATATTTACACTATCGATTGGTATTGTGGTTGAGGTTTTAAAAAGAGGCACATTAATTAGCATTTTAAAGGAACGACGCATGCTTTATAGGATCGCAAGACTAAAAAATCACTTCGTTATTTGTTATCACAATCTATACACAATCGAACTTAGTGCTCAATTTCGCGAAAATCATATACCTTTTGTAGTGGTCGATGATAGAGAAGATATCGCAGAGCTAGCTCAAATTTATAAATACCCATATTTCATAAAAGCTCAGCCACACACACAAATTGCCTTTTTAAAAACACATCTATCAAGCGCAAAAGGACTTATAACTCTTAGCTCAAATATTGCTGATAACATCGCCCTTATAGCATCTGTAAGACTTTATGAAAAAGAGATAGGTCGCAGAAAGCCTTATCATATCATCACAAATGCAGAGACAGAAGACGATACGCAAAGATTAAAAAAATTAGGCGCTGACAATGTGGTAAGTCCATCTCGCTTAGTCGCGCAGCGGTTAAGTGCTATGAGCGTAAGGCCGGATATGGAAAATTTATTAGAGCAGTTTTTGTATACAAAAAATTCACCTATCGATATAGAAGAAATTCTTGTGCCTGATTACTCTTGGATAAGATTTAAAAGATTAAAAGAAACTCATCTACGAAACATAACAAATGCGGACATAGTAGGCATTAGAGATATAAATAATAATTTTGTACCAATGCCAAATGGCGACACATTAGTAGGAACGGGATCAAAGCTTTTAGTCATCGGTACCGTTGATGGAATACGTCTAACCAAGCGTGTTGTAAAAAGCAAACACAAACCTGAAGAATTTAAATACGTATAA
- the rpmB gene encoding 50S ribosomal protein L28 → MSKRCAITGKGPMIGNNVSHANNKTKRRFLPNLRTIRVTLEDGTTRKIKVAASTLRTMKKQSN, encoded by the coding sequence ATGTCAAAAAGATGTGCGATAACAGGCAAAGGACCGATGATAGGCAACAATGTGAGCCACGCTAACAATAAAACTAAAAGAAGATTCTTGCCAAATCTTAGAACGATTCGTGTTACACTAGAAGATGGTACTACAAGAAAGATAAAAGTTGCTGCTTCTACTCTAAGAACAATGAAAAAACAATCAAACTAA